A region from the Papaver somniferum cultivar HN1 unplaced genomic scaffold, ASM357369v1 unplaced-scaffold_22, whole genome shotgun sequence genome encodes:
- the LOC113340567 gene encoding uncharacterized protein LOC113340567 isoform X1 produces MGLVMMNTLRISKWVHLREALHDGWCEVPVYTLKANSWRRIDSVEIDGLYYPKMSDMGRWPVNGGFHWIVQIERSDFLDGFFLLCFEFEAEEFNAVPLLPDFDVDALINLCVLGGSLCCFCHNTEVIRVRELKDSEEEESWTKLFTIEVRKHFGPFASYMPLQFLNSGKIVSGLQLSDGCLHIVLYDPKHVTFETIKVHDAGCPGNTSVYVESLFSLGTGTYLGQVQWEASHEEDRNDSSGEDDDDKNTGGGGGGEEE; encoded by the coding sequence atgggtttggttaTGATGAACACATTGAGGATTTCAAAGTGGGTACATTTGAGGGAGGCTTTGCACGATGGTTGGTGTGAGGTACCGGTCTATACTCTGAAAGCAAATTCATGGAGAAGAATTGACAGCGTTGAGATAGATGGTTTGTATTATCCAAAAATGTCTGACATGGGTCGCTGGCCTGTTAACGGAGGTTTTCATTGGATAGTGCAAATTGAACGGAGTGATTTCTTGGACGGATTTTTCCTTCTTTGTTTCGAATTTGAGGCAGAAGAGTTCAATGCGGTACCACTGCTGCCAGATTTTGATGTCGATGCCCTAATAAATTTGTGTGTTTTAGGAGGATCGCTTTGTTGTTTTTGTCATAATACTGAGGTCATAAGGGTGAGGGAGTTGAAGGACAGTGAGGAGGAGGAATCATGGACCAAACTTTTCACCATTGAGGTAAGAAAACATTTTGGGCCATTTGCTAGTTATATGCCCTTGCAATTTTTAAACAGTGGAAAGATTGTGTCAGGCTTACAGCTGAGTGATGGATGTTTACATATtgttctatatgacccaaaacaTGTCACATTTGAAACTATTAAAGTCCATGATGCGGGTTGCCCTGGCAATACATCTGTCTATGTGGAGAGCCTATTTTCACTTGGTACGGGTACTTATCTAGGGCAGGTACAATGGGAGGCCTCCCATGAAGAAGATAGGAACGATTCCTCaggtgaagatgatgatgacaagaatactggtggtggtggtggtggtgaagaagaataa
- the LOC113340567 gene encoding uncharacterized protein LOC113340567 isoform X2: MPQHPETSSFLQDEPTMGCHVRHSYSASFEVNRAIQILCLRNVPSQFLISWVLSFLYTRYLCFATSSKCLKKLKCKVFCFFTYQL, from the exons ATGCCCCAACACCCGGAAACATCTTCATTCTTACAG GATGAACCTACCATGGGATGTCATGTTAGACATTCTTATTCGGCTTCCTTTGAAGTCAATCGTGCGATTCAG ATTCTTTGTCTTCGTAATGTACCTTCGCAATTTCTAATTTCATGGGTCTTATCATTTCTATATACAAGGTACCTCTGCTTCGCAACTTCTTCAAAATGCCTGAAGAAACTTAAATGCAAAGTCTTTTGTTTTTTCACTTACCAATTATAA